One window from the genome of Epinephelus fuscoguttatus linkage group LG3, E.fuscoguttatus.final_Chr_v1 encodes:
- the si:ch73-109d9.2 gene encoding zinc finger protein 836 isoform X1 — protein sequence MAESIVKFQSQLSGVMETVFKAAMYEITRLVEDSFLEEVTRCREQVESLKRRLKWSESRRKEKEGDRRGRCTDCGRVGPSGEDSATDKSLKQESVLQEINGSHSTNGETPRHDMEEVGPEAHSAIKASQSQGVQAEKLDRLLKEETLRITPKTNDSQERWGVSLDDTEVSGLPGPSKGSSDPKIPKCQVNWEAGYDQRRESGQDGHSVDPSEPLFQGRYGIEDLGGFGKTGYEDSNMIDMGNLDELQGSPSHLDEDLSYMGHYEGDVESPEGANRQVYQSAATRNRRSVVGSPTNSPTRTNIDVSGELSCLLINEEGYLQDPSILYSEHVSNDSGGRLNFRGQGIRIDPSVDSTGGVYGPSDAYSDTVNLGEKLQHQTGGRGGRRHTCNQCSMSFPDSASLKAHKQTHKGIGQVPPYSCTQCGKTFTQACNLKVHQRIHSGQGLHLCSHCGKGFPSFSDLKTHKCGQTGDKPYCCTVCGNKFSRLWNLKLHRRIHTQEKPHQCTMCDKSFTRADILKVHQRTHTGERPYCCTVCGLSFKRLDHLKSHQRKHI from the exons ATGGCTGAATCTATAGTAAAGTTTCAGTCACAGCTTTCTGGTGTCATGGAGACGGTCTTTAAAGCTGCCATGTATGAGATCACCCGGTTGGTGGAGGACAGTTTTTTGGAAGAGGTGACACGGTGCAGGGAGCAGGTCGAGTCTCTGAAGAGGCGACTGAAATGGTCGGAGAGTCGCCgtaaagagaaagagggagacaggaggGGCAGATGTACTGACTGCGGACGGGTCGGGCCGTCCGGTGAGGACAGCGCCACAG ATAAAAGTCTTAAACAGGAGAGTGTGCTGCAGGAGATAAATGGCTCTCACAGCACCAATGGAGAGACACCTCGTCATGACATGGAAGAGGTAGGACCAGAGGCCCACAGTGCCATAAAGGCATCGCAG TCTCAAGGTGTACAGGCTGAAAAACTGGATAGACTGCTCAAGGAGGAAACCCTGCGGATCACTCCAAAAACTAATGACTCCCAAGAGAGATGGGGAGTCAGTTTGGATG ACACAGAGGTATCAGGTCTGCCAGGGCCCAGTAAAGGTAGCAGTGACCCGAAGATCCCAAAGTGCCAAGTGAACTGGGAAGCTGGCTATGACCAGAGGCGAGAATCAGGCCAAGATGGACATTCAGTTGACCCATCTGAACCACTTTTCCAGGGCAGGTATGGTATAGAAGATCTGGGAGGTTTTGGCAAGACTGGCTATGAAGACTCCAATATGATAGATATGGGTAACTTGGATGAGTTACAAGGATCACCGTCCCACCTGGATGAGGATCTGAGTTACATGGGGCACTATGAGGGGGATGTGGAATCACCAGAAGGAGCCAATCGTCAAGTTTACCAATCGGCTGCCACACGGAATAGAAGGAGCGTGGTCGGTTCACCTACTAACTCGCCCACAAGGACGAACATTGATGTCAGTggagagctcagctgtttattgaTCAATGAAGAAGGGTATCTACAAGACCCGAGTATCTTGTACTCTGAACATGTGTCCAATGATTCAGGTGGTAGGTTGAACTTCAGAGGTCAGGGCATTCGCATTGACCCATCTGTGGACAGCACAGGGGGTGTGTATGGGCCTTCAGATGCATACAGTGATACCGTAAACTTGGGAGAGAAgttgcagcatcagacaggagggagaggagggaggagacacACCTGTAACCAGTGCTCCATGTCCTTCCCTGATTCGGCCTCACTAAAGGCCcacaagcagacacacaaaGGCATAGGACAAGTGCCACCGTACTCCTGCACGCAGTGCGGAAAGACCTTCACTCAAGCGTGTAACCTCAAAGTCCACCAGAGGATTCACTCGGGACAGGGGCTCCACCTATGCAGCCACTGTGGTAAAGGCTTCCCTTCTTTCTCTGACCTAAAGACACACAAGTGTGGCCAAACAGGTGACAAACCTTATTGCTGCACTGTATGTGGGAACAAGTTCAGCCGTCTCTGGAATCTGAAGTTGCACCGGAGAATTCACACACAGGAAAAACCTCATCAGTGTACCATGTGTGATAAGAGCTTCACACGAGCTGACATATTGAAAGTTCACCAGCGCACCCACACAGGGGAACGACCATATTGTTGCACTGTGTGTGGCCTCAGCTTCAAACGCCTGGATCATCTGAAATCACATCAACGCAAACACATATAA
- the si:ch73-109d9.2 gene encoding zinc finger protein 3 isoform X2 gives MAESIVKFQSQLSGVMETVFKAAMYEITRLVEDSFLEEVTRCREQVESLKRRLKWSESRRKEKEGDRRGRCTDCGRVGPSGEDSATDKSLKQESVLQEINGSHSTNGETPRHDMEESQGVQAEKLDRLLKEETLRITPKTNDSQERWGVSLDDTEVSGLPGPSKGSSDPKIPKCQVNWEAGYDQRRESGQDGHSVDPSEPLFQGRYGIEDLGGFGKTGYEDSNMIDMGNLDELQGSPSHLDEDLSYMGHYEGDVESPEGANRQVYQSAATRNRRSVVGSPTNSPTRTNIDVSGELSCLLINEEGYLQDPSILYSEHVSNDSGGRLNFRGQGIRIDPSVDSTGGVYGPSDAYSDTVNLGEKLQHQTGGRGGRRHTCNQCSMSFPDSASLKAHKQTHKGIGQVPPYSCTQCGKTFTQACNLKVHQRIHSGQGLHLCSHCGKGFPSFSDLKTHKCGQTGDKPYCCTVCGNKFSRLWNLKLHRRIHTQEKPHQCTMCDKSFTRADILKVHQRTHTGERPYCCTVCGLSFKRLDHLKSHQRKHI, from the exons ATGGCTGAATCTATAGTAAAGTTTCAGTCACAGCTTTCTGGTGTCATGGAGACGGTCTTTAAAGCTGCCATGTATGAGATCACCCGGTTGGTGGAGGACAGTTTTTTGGAAGAGGTGACACGGTGCAGGGAGCAGGTCGAGTCTCTGAAGAGGCGACTGAAATGGTCGGAGAGTCGCCgtaaagagaaagagggagacaggaggGGCAGATGTACTGACTGCGGACGGGTCGGGCCGTCCGGTGAGGACAGCGCCACAG ATAAAAGTCTTAAACAGGAGAGTGTGCTGCAGGAGATAAATGGCTCTCACAGCACCAATGGAGAGACACCTCGTCATGACATGGAAGAG TCTCAAGGTGTACAGGCTGAAAAACTGGATAGACTGCTCAAGGAGGAAACCCTGCGGATCACTCCAAAAACTAATGACTCCCAAGAGAGATGGGGAGTCAGTTTGGATG ACACAGAGGTATCAGGTCTGCCAGGGCCCAGTAAAGGTAGCAGTGACCCGAAGATCCCAAAGTGCCAAGTGAACTGGGAAGCTGGCTATGACCAGAGGCGAGAATCAGGCCAAGATGGACATTCAGTTGACCCATCTGAACCACTTTTCCAGGGCAGGTATGGTATAGAAGATCTGGGAGGTTTTGGCAAGACTGGCTATGAAGACTCCAATATGATAGATATGGGTAACTTGGATGAGTTACAAGGATCACCGTCCCACCTGGATGAGGATCTGAGTTACATGGGGCACTATGAGGGGGATGTGGAATCACCAGAAGGAGCCAATCGTCAAGTTTACCAATCGGCTGCCACACGGAATAGAAGGAGCGTGGTCGGTTCACCTACTAACTCGCCCACAAGGACGAACATTGATGTCAGTggagagctcagctgtttattgaTCAATGAAGAAGGGTATCTACAAGACCCGAGTATCTTGTACTCTGAACATGTGTCCAATGATTCAGGTGGTAGGTTGAACTTCAGAGGTCAGGGCATTCGCATTGACCCATCTGTGGACAGCACAGGGGGTGTGTATGGGCCTTCAGATGCATACAGTGATACCGTAAACTTGGGAGAGAAgttgcagcatcagacaggagggagaggagggaggagacacACCTGTAACCAGTGCTCCATGTCCTTCCCTGATTCGGCCTCACTAAAGGCCcacaagcagacacacaaaGGCATAGGACAAGTGCCACCGTACTCCTGCACGCAGTGCGGAAAGACCTTCACTCAAGCGTGTAACCTCAAAGTCCACCAGAGGATTCACTCGGGACAGGGGCTCCACCTATGCAGCCACTGTGGTAAAGGCTTCCCTTCTTTCTCTGACCTAAAGACACACAAGTGTGGCCAAACAGGTGACAAACCTTATTGCTGCACTGTATGTGGGAACAAGTTCAGCCGTCTCTGGAATCTGAAGTTGCACCGGAGAATTCACACACAGGAAAAACCTCATCAGTGTACCATGTGTGATAAGAGCTTCACACGAGCTGACATATTGAAAGTTCACCAGCGCACCCACACAGGGGAACGACCATATTGTTGCACTGTGTGTGGCCTCAGCTTCAAACGCCTGGATCATCTGAAATCACATCAACGCAAACACATATAA
- the si:ch73-109d9.3 gene encoding uncharacterized protein si:ch73-109d9.3, with product MSDLDTLIVTFQTQLSDVMETVVKTAMYEVTRLVEDGFLEEVQRRNQEVESLRRQLQWAEKKLSDQGGREGGKTGRCVDCAKDDVDLSSNTVEDRPKEQRDDILGVCGVKQEGDSVEKWAISRTQEYIPESTQTADNPTSTHSPERESQECLRAETPEDDVMSALSVKEEVNKLSFSSVHWSDTLDGKAVPESHSAAEMTEAQPNRAQENREELLRDVIKQDPQISAAYVFPEDQKETHMATDPSLEGDSGWAGLTVTTAGLLQNHCLATEKDCDPSKTRGPLRQTEHELCNSVTADVDVLVTPSRDHISSSASSQARLQNSDALGVTIKQEVIVDSDGCVENLPKEKKITKSAMAFLSCSVKQHRLSSEALKQNHISHKATVQEVMKLHSKVGTGLRLQAAIQHLHRPMKKPSHTLSNSTTTTLSVAHSQVVHLNPLNRTPPTSKAAPPPPLSIQRAHLGDRQTTAHHRTSAPWVSIKSHQSANSHHTGPLPHPDSPPLAGPRHLLRCGQCGKCFPHPSNLKAHLQTHTGERPFCCSLCGRSFTKLSNLKAHRRVHTGERPYCCLACGKRFTQKCNLKRHQRIHLDV from the exons ATGTCGGACCTGGACACCCTCATTGTAACTTTCCAGACCCAGCTCTCGGATGTGATGGAGACAGTGGTAAAGACAGCCATGTATGAGGTGACCAGGTTAGTGGAGGACGGATTCCTGGAGGAGGTTCAGCGCAGGAACCAGGAGGTGGAGTCCCTGAGGAGGCAGCTGCAATGGGCAGAGAAAAAATTAAGTGACCAAggggggagagaaggagggaaaaCTGGGAGGTGTGTGGACTGTGCCAAGGATGATGTTGATCTGTCCAGTAACACTGTAGAAGACAGGCCCAAAGAACAGCGAGATG acattttGGGGGTCTGTGGAGTGAAACAAGAGGGTGACTCTGTGGAAAAGTGGGCTATAAGTCGCACACAAGAATACATACCAGAGTCAACTCAGACAGCAGACAATCCCACATCCACTCACAGCCCAGAGAGGGAATCACAGGAATGTCTCAGAGCAGAG ACACCAGAAGATGATGTAATGTCAGCGTTGAGTGTCAAGGAAGAAGTGAATAAGctgtctttttcttctgtgcACTGGAGTGATACCCTCGATG GTAAAGCAGTACCTGAATCTCACAGTGCTGCTGAGATGACTGAAGCACAACCAAATCGGGCTCAAGAGAACCGTGAGGAATTACTGAGGGATGTTATTAAGCAAGACCCACAGATCTCTGCTGCATATGTCTTTCCTGAAGACCAGAAGGAAACACACATGGCCACAGATCCATCTTTAGAGGGGGACAGTGGTTGGGCTGGCCTGACCGTCACAACAGCTGGATTGCTGCAGAATCACTGCCTTGCAACAGAAAAGGACTGCGATCCATCCAAAACTAGAGGTCCTCTGAGGCAAACAGAACACGAGCTGTGTAACTCTGTCACAGCAGATGTTGATGTTCTGGTTACTCCAAGTAGAGATCACATTTCATCCTCAGCGTCCTCACAGGCAAGACTGCAAAACAGTGATGCGCTGGGTGTGACCATCAAGCAGGAAGTGATTGTCGATTCTGATGGGTGTGTGGAAAACCTgcctaaagaaaagaaaataacaaagtCTGCGATGGCATTTTTGTCATGTTCAGTTAAACAGCACAGGTTGAGTTCAGAAGCACTCAAGCAGAATCACATTTCCCACAAAGCCACTGTACAGGAGGTTATGAAGCTGCATTCCAAAGTTGGTACAGGTCTCAGACTGCAAGCTGCTATACAGCACCTCCACCGACCAATGAAAAAGCCCTCTCACACACTTTCCAACAGTACCACCACAACACTGTCTGTAGCTCACTCTCAGGTTGTACATTTAAATCCCCTTAACAGAACTCCGCCCACATCTAAAGCCGCGCCACCCCCTCCACTCTCAATCCAGCGAGCTCACCTGGGAGACAGACAAACCACAGCACATCACCGAACCAGTGCTCCATGGGTCAGCATCAAATCCCATCAGTCTGCAAACTCTCATCACACAGGCCCCTTACCCCACCCAGACTCTCCCCCTCTTGCTGGCCCCAGGCATCTCCTGCGCTGTGGCCAGTGTGGGAAGTGCTTTCCCCACCCCAGCAACCTGAAGGCCCACCTGCAGACCCACACAGGTGAGCGGCCTTTCTGCTGCTCCCTCTGTGGTCGCAGCTTCACCAAGCTGAGCAACCTCAAGGCCCACCGACGGGTCCACACTGGAGAGAGACCGTACTGCTGCTTGGCTTGTGGCAAACGCttcacccaaaaatgtaacctGAAACGCCACCAGAGGATCCATCTGGATGTATGA